CTAAATACTTCTAGTCCTTTTGTCAGATATATTCCCAATTTTTCCTTCTTGAACTTATTCAAAATAGTATCTGTATTGTCATTTATTGACTCAACAATTTTATTTTTTGAAATTGTTCCACCTTCAAAAATAACAGTTTCCAAAAATCTTGCATCACGATTTTGTTTTTTCACTCTAAATAAAGTTATCATATTTTGAAAATCAATCAATCCTTCAACATAATCAGTAATAACTTTTACATCAATTTCTTTTGCCAGTCTTGATAAATTTTTAAAATAATGTTTATCTACAAGTATATCAATTCTTTGTGGATCATGATTTTCTTCAAAGTCCTTCTGTACTTCATTAATTGCATCCAAAATTTCCTGTGGCAAATCATTGCTTTGCAATTCAAATTTTGTCTTAAATTTCGCAGTATCAATCGTCCCAGCCTGCATAAGCAGACTTGAAAAATCTTTTCCTGTTATTTTGCTTTTTAATAACACCTTTAGATTATGATAATCATATTTAAGAGATAAAATATCAACAATTGCAGTATTTTTAACCATACTTCTTACAATGGAAAAAACACGCTCTGTTTCTCTTTTCAGTATTGTTTCATAATCTTGACTGCCCTGAATATCAGCCATATCTTGAGAATATTCCGTTTCTCCCAATAATTTTAGCACTTCTTCGGGAGTTTCGGCTTCTATCATACGTTCCAGCCTATTTCTAGTCAAAAGCCTCTTTTCAAGTACTCTAATAGTTACGACACTTTGTCCGTAATCCATTCTATCCATTTTTTTCTCCCTTGTTTACAAATTCCAGTTAATTATAAAATTTATTTTGTAAAAGAAAATATAAAACTTAAATTTCTATAAATTTTATTTACATTATGAAAAAAGAAGTTTGGAAATTTCAACTTCCAGTTCATCTCTCATAAAATCCAGTTTCACTTCAAAAGTGTAATTTTCCTGAACTCCATTTTCTTCAATAACAAATCCCGAAGTTACAAACTCATTTTTCTTAACTTTTGCAGTTGGGAATT
This is a stretch of genomic DNA from Leptotrichia hofstadii. It encodes these proteins:
- a CDS encoding V-type ATP synthase subunit C, producing MDRMDYGQSVVTIRVLEKRLLTRNRLERMIEAETPEEVLKLLGETEYSQDMADIQGSQDYETILKRETERVFSIVRSMVKNTAIVDILSLKYDYHNLKVLLKSKITGKDFSSLLMQAGTIDTAKFKTKFELQSNDLPQEILDAINEVQKDFEENHDPQRIDILVDKHYFKNLSRLAKEIDVKVITDYVEGLIDFQNMITLFRVKKQNRDARFLETVIFEGGTISKNKIVESINDNTDTILNKFKKEKLGIYLTKGLEVFSETKRLSELEKISDNYLMELNKESKYVVFGPEPLFTYLVAKEREINAIRMIMVSKINNISSDKIRERLRETYA